From one Phycodurus eques isolate BA_2022a chromosome 6, UOR_Pequ_1.1, whole genome shotgun sequence genomic stretch:
- the dcaf15 gene encoding DDB1- and CUL4-associated factor 15 encodes MAPSSKSEKNDSKHKTQRRHKDHIVKLLVRGKLSGQFSQHLFRKLPPRVCVPLKNIVSEEYLRAGHIFLGFTKCGRYVLSYTRDCGEDDDFSFYTYHLYWWEFNLHSRLKQVQYVRLFAGEEIYNDLYLTVCGWPNDQSKIVIFGFNSLLMNLMSAENYRDIYITIVSMPPPQPCLECCTLPSNTSIRNGSGECLEHGYVLNSRYQVVYPFPTFQPAFQLKKDQVILLNTSYSLVACGISLCQDKQGPSSQILYTKRAALSRHASTSSSPTTSASSLPQGSPDRQSTQSRLTPVPPSPSQSQAAMRAREFAADLFRRAQGGAGGGEKEGAQKPSEPLVVNAQQEEQDCLKTMQKETQTCLPQMLTSGHNLTQSSKQIMSPASSSSSPSSPPTPSASQELDPSEPGYVNYSCLHYCLQPGSLEQNTGGVTGYEDDKVQLAFTVTDLKGRSLQLVCEPHDGQSVRVEQLTLDFEYLINEVIRRDAAWAPQFCSFSDYDVVILEVCPETNTVMISIGLLLLAFSPLEHCRPNTYHSNLQVSWDLNTGVCCTVGVGDLSEVKGQTSGRVWSSYRKSCVNTLMKWLIPESSSRYINRMTNEGLHKGSSLQVLADSDRCTWIVL; translated from the exons ATGGCGCCCAGCTCGAAATCAGAAAAGAATGAtagcaaacacaaaacacaaagaagaCACAAAGACCATATCGTAAAGCTTCTCGTGAGAGGGAAG CTTTCAGGACAGTTCTCGCAGCATCTGTTCAGGAAGCTCCCTCCTCGAGTGTGTGTTCCATTAAAGAACATTGTCAGTGAGGAGTACTTGAGAGCAGG GCATATCTTTCTTGGCTTCACCAAGTGTGGGCGCTACGTTCTGTCCTACACCAGGGACTGTGGAGAAGATGATGATTTCTCTTTCTATACCTACCATCTCTATTGGTGGGAGTTTAATCTTCACAGTAGACTCAAACAG GTCCAATATGTGCGACTGTTTGCAGGCGAGGAAATCTACAATGACCTATACCTCACTGTGTGTGGGTGGCCAAATGACCAGTCTaaaattgtcatctttggttTTAA CTCTCTCCTAATGAACCTGATGAGCGCTGAGAACTACAGAGACATCTACATCACCATCGTTTCAATGCCTCCCCCTCAGCCTTGCCTTGAGTGCTGCACACTTCCCTCGAACACATCCATCCGCAATG GAAGCGGTGAGTGTCTGGAGCACGGCTATGTCCTCAACAGCAGGTATCAGGTGGTGTACCCCTTTCCCACTTTCCAGCCAGCTTTCCAGTTGAAAAAGGACCAGGTCATCCTGTTAAATACGAGCTACTCTCTGGTGGCTTGTGGCATCTCTCTCTGCCAAg ACAAGCAGGGTCCGTCATCTCAGATTCTCTACACAAAGAGAGCGGCTTTGTCACGTCATGCGTCCACATCGTCCTCTCCCACCACCTCAGCTTCCTCACTGCCTCAGGGATCTCCTGATAGACAATCAACACAGAGCAGGTTAACTCCTGTCCCCCCttctcccagccaatcacaagctgCGATGCGAGCCCGAGAATTTGCAGCTGACCTCTTCCGACGGGCCCAAGGtggagctggtggaggtgaAAAAGAGGGAGCACAGAAACCATCAGAGCCGTTGGTGGTAAACGCTCAGCAGGAAGAGCAGGATTGTCTTAAGACGATGCAAAAAGAAACACAGACTTGTTTGCCACAAATGTTGACATCCGGCCATAATTTAACACAGTCCTCAAAGCAAATTATGTCTCCGgcgtcctcttcatcatcacctTCATCTCCTCCTACACCATCTGCATCTCAGGAGCTTGACCCCAGTGAACCTGGATATGTCAACTACTCATGTCTGCACTACTGTCTCCAGCCGGGCTCACTGGAGCAGAATACAGGAGGCGTTACAG GTTACGAAGACGATAAAGTACAGCTGGCGTTCACGGTCACTGATCTTAAAGGCCGGAGCCTGCAGCTGGTCTGCGAGCCACACGATGGACAG AGTGTACGTGTAGAGCAGCTGACTCTGGACTTTGAGTATCTAATTAATGAGGTGATCAGGAGAGACGCTGCATGGGCGCCACAGTTCTGCTCTTTCAGTGACTATGATGTGGTCATTTTAGAG GTGTGTCCAGAGACCAACACTGTCATGATTAGCATCGGCCTCCTGTTACTGGCCTTCTCCCCCTTGGAACATTGCAG GCCCAACACATACCATTCAAACCTGCAGGTCAGTTGGGACCTTAACACAGGTGTGTGTTGCACTGTGGGTGTCGGTGACCTCTCAGAGGTTAAGGGTCAGACCAG